A DNA window from Leptolyngbya sp. KIOST-1 contains the following coding sequences:
- a CDS encoding ATP-binding cassette domain-containing protein produces the protein MLSVENLGRQVGDRWLWRGVSFELATGDCVGLVAPSGAGKTLLMRNLVLLDPPQRGEVRFEGKTPREWGVPAYRRRVMYLPQRAVALENGGQNALEGTVQDNLMQVFELGGHSQHQFDPATIHTWLTQLGRGPEFLKLQGGRLSGGEVQILALLRALQLNPQVLLLDEPTASLDAATTARVEALLHDWLRHPHRACLLTSHDTEQVHRVTHRQLNLAEFA, from the coding sequence TTGCTGTCTGTCGAGAACCTGGGCCGCCAGGTGGGCGATCGCTGGCTGTGGCGCGGGGTGAGCTTTGAGCTGGCAACGGGGGACTGCGTTGGCCTGGTGGCTCCCTCGGGGGCAGGCAAAACCCTGCTCATGCGCAACCTGGTGCTGCTCGACCCACCGCAGCGGGGGGAGGTGAGGTTTGAGGGCAAAACCCCAAGGGAGTGGGGGGTGCCCGCCTACCGCCGCCGGGTCATGTACCTGCCTCAGCGGGCGGTTGCCCTTGAGAACGGGGGGCAAAACGCCCTGGAGGGCACCGTGCAGGACAACCTGATGCAGGTGTTTGAGTTAGGGGGCCATAGCCAGCACCAGTTTGACCCGGCGACGATCCACACCTGGCTGACCCAGTTGGGTCGTGGCCCAGAGTTTTTGAAGTTGCAGGGGGGGCGGCTGTCGGGGGGCGAGGTGCAAATCTTGGCGCTGCTGCGGGCCTTGCAGCTCAACCCCCAGGTGCTCTTGCTCGATGAGCCCACCGCCTCCCTCGATGCCGCCACCACCGCCAGGGTCGAAGCCCTCCTGCACGACTGGCTCCGGCACCCCCACCGGGCCTGCCTGCTCACCAGCCACGACACCGAGCAAGTTCACCGGGTGACGCACCGGCAGCTCAACCTAGCGGAATTTGCCTGA
- a CDS encoding DMT family transporter — MAPTSNQRQATAIGFSAVLLWATLALLTDLSGTVPPFQLTAMAFTIAFAIGIAAWVQAGGPVLRHLRLPWRVWALGIVGLFGYHFFYFLALRHAPAVEASLIAYLWPLLIVFFSALLPGERLRWFHGAGAIAGFLGAGLLVTRGQGFSFEAQYSTGYLAALVCALTWSGYSLLSRRFGTIPTNAVGGFCGATAALAWVCHGLFETTVMPAGWEWLAILGLGLGPVGLAFFTWDYGVKHGNIRVLGALSYAAPLLSTLLLIAAGRAEATWTVGLACGLIVGGAVLATLDFFRAGMTNNPS; from the coding sequence GTGGCCCCCACTTCAAACCAGCGACAGGCGACCGCGATTGGGTTTTCGGCAGTGCTGCTGTGGGCCACCCTGGCCCTGCTGACCGACCTCAGCGGTACGGTACCGCCGTTTCAGCTCACAGCCATGGCCTTTACGATCGCCTTTGCCATTGGCATCGCTGCCTGGGTCCAGGCCGGGGGGCCGGTGCTGCGCCACCTGCGGCTGCCCTGGCGGGTTTGGGCTCTCGGCATTGTGGGGCTGTTTGGCTACCACTTTTTCTACTTCCTGGCCCTGCGCCACGCCCCGGCGGTGGAGGCCAGCCTGATTGCCTACCTGTGGCCGCTGCTGATCGTGTTTTTCTCGGCCCTGCTGCCGGGGGAGCGGCTGCGGTGGTTTCACGGGGCTGGGGCGATCGCAGGCTTTCTGGGGGCGGGGCTGCTGGTCACCCGGGGTCAGGGGTTTAGCTTTGAGGCCCAGTACAGCACCGGATACCTGGCGGCGCTGGTCTGTGCCCTCACCTGGTCGGGCTACTCCCTTCTCTCCCGCCGGTTTGGCACCATTCCCACCAATGCCGTAGGGGGCTTTTGCGGCGCCACCGCCGCGCTGGCCTGGGTCTGCCACGGGCTGTTTGAAACGACGGTGATGCCTGCGGGGTGGGAGTGGCTGGCGATTTTGGGGCTGGGGCTGGGGCCGGTGGGTCTGGCCTTTTTTACCTGGGACTACGGGGTGAAGCACGGCAATATTCGCGTGCTGGGGGCGCTGTCCTACGCGGCCCCGCTGCTCTCGACCCTGCTGCTGATCGCCGCTGGCCGGGCCGAGGCCACCTGGACGGTGGGTCTGGCCTGCGGGTTAATCGTGGGCGGTGCGGTGCTGGCTACCCTTGATTTCTTCCGGGCTGGAATGACGAACAACCCAAGCTAA
- a CDS encoding ABC transporter permease, with protein sequence MENNYIVIGYGQLALSALLILVNVALSAVLRLGLAQSLLIGTLRMVVQLLLIGFVLEWLFTQDNALIILAIALVMTAIAGVAAVNRTQRRFVGIYWNSLLSVLGASALVTGFAMVGIIRVQPWYDPQYLIPMLGMVLGNTLNGISLGLDRFMEGLIGQRDQVETLLALGATRWEAAHGQVRNAIRVGMIPTINSMMVMGLVSLPGMMTGQILAGADPIDAVRYQIVILFMIAAGAALGLFGVVLLAYRRLLSPDHQLRLDYLEKASR encoded by the coding sequence ATGGAAAACAATTACATTGTCATTGGCTACGGGCAGCTGGCCCTGTCGGCCCTGCTGATTCTGGTGAATGTGGCGCTGTCGGCGGTGCTGCGGCTGGGGTTAGCTCAGTCCCTGCTGATCGGCACCCTGCGGATGGTGGTGCAGCTGCTGCTGATTGGCTTTGTGCTGGAGTGGCTGTTCACCCAGGACAACGCCCTGATCATTCTGGCGATCGCCCTGGTGATGACCGCGATCGCGGGAGTTGCTGCGGTCAACCGCACCCAGCGCCGCTTTGTGGGCATCTACTGGAACAGTTTGCTGTCGGTGCTGGGGGCTTCGGCCCTGGTGACGGGCTTTGCCATGGTGGGCATTATCCGGGTGCAGCCCTGGTACGACCCGCAGTACCTGATTCCCATGCTGGGCATGGTGCTGGGCAACACCCTCAACGGCATTTCCCTGGGGCTGGACCGCTTCATGGAAGGGCTGATTGGCCAGCGCGATCAGGTCGAAACCCTGCTGGCGCTGGGGGCCACCCGCTGGGAAGCCGCCCACGGCCAGGTGCGCAACGCCATTCGCGTCGGCATGATTCCCACCATTAACTCGATGATGGTGATGGGGCTGGTTAGCCTGCCGGGTATGATGACCGGGCAAATTCTGGCCGGGGCCGACCCCATCGATGCCGTGCGCTACCAGATTGTGATTCTGTTTATGATTGCCGCCGGAGCGGCCCTGGGCCTTTTTGGCGTGGTGTTGCTGGCCTACCGTCGGTTGCTCAGCCCCGACCATCAGCTGCGGCTCGACTATCTGGAGAAAGCCAGCCGGTAA